The Snodgrassella alvi wkB2 genome window below encodes:
- a CDS encoding Bax inhibitor-1 family protein, which translates to MKSRNTYDFTQLGQAGDNQQTVVLRKAYSLLGLSFLPCAAGAYAGNYINFYALFSNSWLSVVAFFILAYGLMFAIEKNRYNNLGIALLMVFTFVIGFFISPLLQLAVASAVGSQIVGMAALMTAAVFFTMATIAHRSKSEMKGIGQFLVVGAVVLIIGMILNMFMHLPVLSLTIAAGFVIFSSLMIMWQIRTVIAGGEDSATSAALTLFVSLYNIFTSLIQILLAIMDNR; encoded by the coding sequence ATGAAATCTCGTAACACTTACGATTTTACCCAGCTGGGTCAGGCAGGGGACAACCAGCAAACCGTTGTTCTGCGCAAAGCCTACAGCCTGCTCGGACTTTCTTTCCTGCCCTGTGCTGCAGGTGCTTACGCAGGTAATTATATAAATTTCTATGCTCTGTTTAGCAATTCATGGCTATCAGTTGTAGCGTTTTTTATTCTCGCTTACGGGCTGATGTTTGCAATTGAAAAAAACCGTTATAACAATCTGGGTATAGCCTTGTTAATGGTTTTTACTTTTGTTATCGGATTTTTCATCTCTCCGCTTTTACAACTTGCTGTGGCTTCTGCTGTCGGATCACAAATTGTAGGTATGGCAGCATTAATGACAGCGGCCGTATTTTTTACCATGGCAACAATTGCTCATCGTTCCAAATCTGAAATGAAAGGTATTGGTCAGTTTCTGGTCGTTGGAGCAGTTGTTTTAATTATCGGTATGATTCTGAATATGTTTATGCATTTACCGGTTTTGTCACTCACTATTGCAGCCGGTTTTGTCATTTTCAGTTCACTGATGATTATGTGGCAAATCCGTACAGTTATTGCCGGTGGTGAAGACAGTGCAACCAGTGCAGCACTCACTCTGTTTGTCTCTTTGTACAATATCTTTACCAGTCTGATACAAATTCTGCTGGCTATAATGGATAACCGCTAA